One region of Candidatus Bathyarchaeia archaeon genomic DNA includes:
- a CDS encoding DUF998 domain-containing protein: MAYSREKVAGMLFFIAATQFVLGLTIAEALYPGYSVSDNYISDLGIGPSAIIFNSSVFLLGLLLLIGTYFLRHISNFKTVNMLLLLMAIGAMGVGVFTKTYRTAHGAVATMAFFFSGLSAISSFKVLKKPLSLISIILGTITLVALVLFSSGMITSGSLTSDVAYDSDFYLGLGPGGMEHMILYPALMWLAGFSWHLVTQREMQTKE, from the coding sequence ATGGCATATTCAAGAGAAAAAGTGGCAGGAATGCTCTTTTTTATCGCAGCCACACAGTTCGTCCTAGGTCTTACCATTGCAGAGGCGTTGTATCCTGGCTACAGCGTGTCTGACAATTACATAAGCGACCTTGGAATCGGACCATCCGCTATAATTTTCAACTCATCTGTCTTTCTTCTAGGACTATTATTACTCATTGGAACGTACTTTCTAAGACACATCTCTAACTTTAAAACCGTTAACATGCTGCTCCTCCTGATGGCTATAGGAGCAATGGGTGTCGGCGTCTTCACGAAAACTTATAGAACCGCTCACGGTGCGGTGGCTACGATGGCTTTCTTCTTTAGTGGGCTGTCAGCCATATCATCATTTAAAGTGCTGAAAAAGCCATTATCTCTGATAAGCATAATACTTGGAACGATTACGCTTGTAGCATTGGTCCTCTTCTCAAGCGGTATGATCACAAGCGGCTCATTAACCAGCGACGTTGCGTATGACAGCGATTTCTACTTGGGTTTAGGTCCCGGTGGAATGGAACATATGATCCTCTATCCAGCACTCATGTGGCTCGCTGGATTTAGTTGGCATCTGGTCACGCAGCGGGAAATGCAAACAAAAGAGTGA
- a CDS encoding NAD(P)H-dependent oxidoreductase, with protein sequence MNKSVSILGFAGSLRKGSYNKALLRAASELLPKDAKLEIFDLKGIPPYNQDLETRMPAKVKEFKTKIKAADAILIATPEYNYSVSGVLKNAIDWASRPYGDNSFDDKPVAIMSASIGMLGGARAQYHLRQTFVFLNMRPLNSPEVIVTFAGDKIDENGRVKDPTTKKLIKELLERLVAWTRTLKQE encoded by the coding sequence ATGAACAAGTCTGTATCCATCCTTGGCTTTGCGGGCAGCCTGAGAAAGGGCTCATACAACAAAGCTCTGTTGCGTGCTGCTTCAGAGTTGTTGCCCAAAGACGCCAAGCTTGAAATCTTCGACTTGAAAGGTATCCCACCCTACAATCAAGATTTGGAGACTCGCATGCCCGCAAAGGTCAAGGAGTTTAAGACCAAGATCAAGGCGGCAGATGCCATACTTATCGCGACGCCCGAGTACAATTATTCGGTATCTGGCGTCCTGAAAAACGCAATTGACTGGGCTTCGCGTCCTTACGGCGACAACTCTTTTGACGACAAACCCGTAGCAATCATGAGCGCATCGATCGGCATGCTCGGCGGCGCCAGAGCACAATATCATCTGAGACAAACCTTTGTCTTCCTCAACATGCGTCCCCTCAACAGTCCAGAGGTAATTGTAACCTTCGCAGGCGACAAAATCGACGAAAACGGCAGAGTAAAAGACCCGACGACCAAGAAACTAATCAAGGAACTACTCGAGAGACTAGTTGCTTGGACTCGAACGCTGAAGCAAGAATAA
- a CDS encoding GNAT family protein: MLLEGKNVSLRIVEKQDLPILLEWDNNVDFRGQFENLKQETMADLERLYDNIKDEQWFFIEKKGGTKIGFISHFLSGGETEIGYNIVPNERNKGYAKEAIQTIVDYLFLAKNIMRIQAKADTENIQSWKALEKAGFKREGILRRTFYCRGKWRDDCIYSIIREEWKEPKILTKTTSK; this comes from the coding sequence ATGTTGCTTGAAGGCAAGAATGTCAGCCTCAGAATAGTTGAAAAACAAGACTTGCCAATCCTGCTCGAATGGGACAACAACGTTGACTTCCGTGGTCAATTTGAGAATCTCAAACAAGAGACGATGGCGGACTTGGAAAGACTCTACGACAATATTAAAGATGAACAATGGTTTTTCATTGAGAAGAAGGGTGGAACAAAAATCGGTTTTATTTCCCATTTTCTGTCAGGGGGCGAAACGGAGATAGGCTATAACATCGTGCCCAACGAGCGAAACAAAGGCTACGCCAAAGAAGCAATTCAGACAATAGTCGACTATCTATTTCTAGCCAAAAACATAATGAGAATTCAGGCAAAGGCTGACACAGAAAACATTCAATCGTGGAAAGCGCTTGAGAAAGCCGGGTTCAAACGGGAAGGCATTCTCAGAAGAACTTTCTACTGCCGTGGAAAGTGGAGAGATGACTGCATATACAGCATCATACGCGAAGAATGGAAAGAACCAAAAATACTGACAAAAACAACTTCAAAATAG
- a CDS encoding VOC family protein, producing MKPKFTYVGIRVKNLQKSIDFYTKLLGMKVVGRGKVKETRGETVAMVSQEGGFVLEINHYEKGSPYNAKYTVGEGLDHLAFGVDDLDKALKEAKSAGYPTVLEMKVEGGRWAYIEDPNGIWIELFKATDA from the coding sequence ATGAAGCCAAAATTCACCTATGTTGGAATCCGCGTAAAAAATCTGCAGAAATCCATCGACTTCTACACAAAACTGCTCGGCATGAAAGTTGTGGGTCGCGGCAAAGTGAAAGAGACTAGGGGAGAAACCGTTGCTATGGTGAGCCAAGAAGGCGGTTTCGTTCTAGAAATAAACCACTACGAAAAAGGCAGCCCCTATAACGCAAAGTACACTGTAGGGGAAGGGTTGGACCATCTTGCATTCGGAGTTGACGACTTGGACAAAGCCTTGAAGGAAGCCAAATCAGCCGGATACCCAACCGTTCTAGAAATGAAAGTGGAAGGCGGCAGATGGGCATACATCGAAGACCCAAATGGAATCTGGATCGAGCTATTCAAAGCGACCGATGCCTAG